Proteins encoded within one genomic window of Saccharopolyspora pogona:
- a CDS encoding MarR family winged helix-turn-helix transcriptional regulator, with the protein MGPTHETCAELLRPLRAMLGLKQVAMQRGQFTAEHVPYAAAGLLTELVFRGECRASDLAHHRIVDASVVSRQVGQLEHAGLITRRPDPADRRVALLRATPDGERAVAELERRKAEWIGEALAHWDDDKVRELARLLGEAMDDIRRYTINDGVCAAGSVTKEGTR; encoded by the coding sequence ATGGGACCGACACACGAGACCTGTGCCGAGCTGCTCCGACCGCTTCGAGCGATGCTCGGGCTCAAACAGGTGGCAATGCAGCGGGGTCAGTTCACGGCAGAGCACGTGCCGTACGCCGCCGCAGGGTTGCTCACCGAACTCGTCTTCCGCGGCGAATGCCGGGCCTCGGACCTTGCCCACCACCGGATCGTCGACGCATCCGTGGTGAGCCGCCAGGTCGGCCAGCTCGAACACGCCGGCCTCATCACCCGCCGGCCCGACCCGGCGGACCGGCGCGTAGCGCTGCTGCGCGCCACGCCCGACGGCGAGCGCGCCGTGGCCGAGCTGGAACGCCGGAAGGCGGAGTGGATCGGCGAGGCGCTGGCCCACTGGGACGACGACAAGGTCCGCGAACTCGCCCGACTGCTGGGGGAAGCGATGGACGACATCCGTCGCTACACGATCAACGACGGAGTCTGCGCCGCCGGCTCCGTGACCAAGGAAGGAACTCGATGA
- a CDS encoding MFS transporter encodes MTHRQILEAMSGLMLALLVAILSSTIVSNALPRIIADLGGTQSQYAWVVTAMLLTSTASTPIWGKLSDLFSKKLLYQLAITIFTIGSVLGGFAQSMETLIGFRALQGIGMGGLQALIQVVIAAMVSPRDRGRYSGYIGATFAVATVSGPLVGGLIVDTSWLGWRWCFWVTVPIAVIAFIVLGRTLKLPVIKRPVKIDWFGALFLVGGVSLLLVWVSLAGKQFEWWSVETASYVGGGLLALIIAVIIETKVSEPIVPLRMFRNPTVALATIGTVAVGTAMFGGAVFLGQYFQIARSFTPTTAGLMTLPMVGGLFISSTVSGQIISRVTGKIKPFLVIGSIVMTASMWLLSSIDHETDLVLVGVYLFLMGVGVGLLMQNLVLAVQNSTSGKDMGSVTSVVTFFRTLGGSAGVSVLGAVLATQVSDYIMRGLSKIPGAAQAAGSGGGGSLDVNHLPEPVQTIVRAAYGDAIGDIFFVAACIAVVTFLAVIFISETPLRTTIDSHEEREAAAVAAHDDAVDNLARPVDNSAVARPAANGSAQVGGVGAHSARLAAEPVDNSVDGRSDAWSEPVTARRYATNGKHLAGDLTAPGDGGGLFVHGTVQDSVGTPVSGVVLTLTDANGRQVERARTAHDGQFQLVVDHGGTYVLIASGGGYQPTASMVVVGDRPVRHDVQLLGAGRLTGLVHVGGQGVAGAMVVLTDVRGEVVASAGTGPDGFYLFANLVGGAYALTVTAPGCRPVANSVTVADGDQSTLDVALQSGTQLSGVVRSANLGVAVPDARVTLLDTGGAVVGAATTDIDGNYSFTDLPDGEYTVIATGYPPVATSLRLSGELSTHDVELGYPQAD; translated from the coding sequence ATGACGCATCGGCAGATCCTGGAGGCGATGTCGGGTCTGATGCTGGCGCTGTTGGTCGCCATCCTCAGCTCGACGATCGTCTCGAACGCGCTGCCCCGGATCATCGCCGACCTGGGCGGCACCCAGAGCCAGTACGCCTGGGTGGTCACGGCGATGCTGCTCACCTCGACCGCATCCACCCCGATCTGGGGCAAGCTCTCCGACCTGTTCAGCAAGAAGCTGCTCTACCAGCTGGCCATCACGATCTTCACGATCGGCTCGGTGCTCGGCGGGTTCGCGCAGTCGATGGAGACGCTCATCGGCTTCCGCGCCCTGCAGGGCATCGGCATGGGCGGCCTGCAGGCGCTGATCCAGGTCGTGATCGCGGCGATGGTCTCGCCGCGCGACCGCGGTCGCTACAGCGGCTACATCGGCGCCACCTTCGCGGTCGCCACGGTCAGCGGCCCGCTGGTCGGCGGCCTGATCGTGGACACCTCGTGGTTGGGTTGGCGCTGGTGCTTCTGGGTGACCGTGCCGATCGCGGTGATCGCCTTCATCGTGCTGGGCCGGACGCTGAAGCTGCCGGTGATCAAGCGCCCGGTCAAGATCGACTGGTTCGGCGCGCTGTTCCTGGTCGGCGGCGTGAGCCTGCTGCTGGTGTGGGTCTCGCTGGCCGGCAAGCAGTTCGAATGGTGGTCGGTGGAGACCGCGTCCTACGTCGGTGGCGGCCTGCTCGCGCTGATCATCGCGGTGATCATCGAGACCAAGGTCAGCGAGCCGATCGTGCCGCTGCGGATGTTCCGCAACCCGACGGTCGCGCTGGCCACCATCGGCACCGTCGCGGTCGGCACCGCGATGTTCGGCGGCGCGGTGTTCCTGGGCCAGTACTTCCAGATCGCGCGGAGCTTCACCCCGACGACCGCGGGGCTGATGACGCTACCGATGGTCGGCGGCCTGTTCATCTCCTCGACCGTGTCCGGCCAGATCATCTCCCGGGTCACCGGCAAGATCAAACCGTTCCTGGTGATCGGCTCGATCGTGATGACCGCGTCGATGTGGCTGCTGAGCAGCATCGACCACGAGACGGACCTGGTGCTCGTCGGGGTCTATCTGTTCCTGATGGGCGTCGGCGTCGGCCTGCTGATGCAGAACCTGGTGCTGGCGGTGCAGAACTCCACCAGCGGCAAGGACATGGGGTCGGTGACCTCGGTCGTGACGTTCTTCCGGACCCTCGGCGGTTCGGCCGGCGTCTCGGTCCTTGGCGCGGTGCTGGCCACCCAGGTCTCGGACTACATCATGCGCGGCCTGTCGAAGATCCCCGGCGCGGCGCAGGCAGCAGGCTCGGGCGGCGGTGGTTCGCTGGACGTCAACCACCTGCCGGAACCGGTGCAGACCATCGTGCGGGCGGCCTACGGCGACGCGATCGGCGACATCTTCTTCGTCGCCGCCTGCATCGCGGTGGTCACCTTCCTCGCGGTGATCTTCATCAGCGAGACGCCGCTGCGCACCACGATCGACAGTCACGAGGAAAGGGAGGCGGCTGCCGTGGCCGCGCACGACGACGCTGTGGACAACCTCGCCCGGCCTGTGGACAACTCGGCCGTGGCGCGTCCCGCTGCGAACGGCTCTGCCCAGGTTGGGGGCGTGGGGGCGCACTCGGCGCGACTGGCCGCCGAACCTGTGGACAACTCTGTGGATGGTCGCTCGGATGCCTGGTCAGAGCCTGTTACGGCGCGTCGTTACGCGACCAACGGCAAGCACCTGGCCGGCGACCTGACAGCCCCGGGCGACGGTGGCGGGCTGTTCGTGCACGGCACCGTCCAGGACTCCGTCGGCACCCCGGTCTCCGGGGTGGTGCTCACCCTGACCGACGCCAACGGCCGGCAGGTCGAGCGCGCCCGGACCGCCCACGACGGGCAGTTCCAGCTCGTGGTCGACCACGGCGGCACCTACGTGCTGATCGCCTCCGGCGGCGGCTACCAGCCGACCGCGTCGATGGTCGTGGTCGGCGACCGCCCGGTGCGCCACGACGTTCAGCTGCTCGGCGCCGGGCGGCTCACCGGGCTGGTGCACGTCGGCGGGCAGGGCGTTGCTGGGGCGATGGTGGTGCTCACGGACGTCCGCGGCGAGGTCGTGGCCAGCGCCGGCACCGGACCGGACGGTTTCTACCTGTTCGCCAACCTGGTCGGTGGGGCCTACGCGCTGACCGTCACCGCGCCCGGCTGCCGGCCGGTGGCGAACTCGGTCACGGTGGCCGACGGCGACCAGTCCACGCTGGACGTCGCGTTGCAGTCCGGCACGCAGCTCAGCGGCGTGGTCCGGTCGGCCAATCTCGGGGTCGCGGTGCCGGATGCGCGGGTGACGCTGCTGGACACCGGCGGCGCGGTCGTCGGCGCGGCGACCACCGACATCGACGGCAACTACAGTTTCACCGACCTGCCGGACGGCGAGTACACGGTGATCGCGACCGGATACCCGCCGGTCGCCACCTCGCTGCGGCTCTCGGGTGAGCTGAGCACGCACGACGTCGAGCTCGGCTACCCGCAGGCCGACTGA
- a CDS encoding YceI family protein translates to MDLGQQQAEAPGVAAGSGAVTATVRGGDGWPVPEAVLTVIDGTGTQVARVQGDAQGSVVAAGLKSGTYTAIVMAVGHEPVARTTLVHDGTAATLGEVELRRVGGVDLPAPGLWRIDPVHSSIQVTAKHLGISSIHGRFNEFAGEVRIGNPVESSAVDVQIVAASIDTANGMRDDHLRNADFLDVERHPEITFRSTGLRPRGSDCWDLDGELTLCGLTRPVRLDTRFAGVGPDPWGGTRASATATTQLRREDFAMTFNQALQTGIAAIGTTLKVEIDIQAVRED, encoded by the coding sequence ATGGATCTCGGCCAACAGCAGGCCGAAGCGCCCGGCGTCGCCGCCGGTTCGGGGGCGGTCACCGCGACGGTGCGCGGCGGCGACGGCTGGCCGGTGCCGGAAGCGGTGCTGACCGTCATCGACGGCACCGGCACCCAGGTCGCCAGGGTGCAGGGCGACGCGCAGGGCTCGGTGGTCGCCGCCGGGCTGAAGTCCGGCACCTACACCGCCATCGTCATGGCGGTCGGGCACGAGCCCGTCGCCCGGACCACGCTGGTGCACGACGGGACGGCGGCCACCCTCGGCGAGGTCGAGCTGCGCCGGGTCGGCGGGGTCGACCTGCCGGCGCCCGGGCTGTGGCGGATCGACCCGGTGCACTCGTCTATCCAGGTCACCGCCAAGCACCTGGGGATCAGCAGCATCCACGGCCGGTTCAACGAGTTCGCCGGCGAGGTCCGCATCGGAAACCCGGTGGAATCGTCCGCAGTGGATGTCCAGATCGTGGCGGCCAGCATCGACACGGCCAACGGGATGCGCGACGACCACCTGCGGAACGCGGACTTCCTGGACGTCGAGCGGCACCCTGAGATCACCTTCCGGTCCACGGGGCTGCGCCCGCGCGGCAGCGACTGCTGGGACCTGGACGGCGAGCTGACGCTGTGCGGGCTGACCCGGCCGGTGCGGCTGGACACCCGGTTCGCCGGGGTCGGCCCGGACCCGTGGGGCGGCACCCGGGCCTCGGCGACGGCGACGACGCAGCTGCGCCGCGAGGACTTCGCGATGACGTTCAACCAGGCCCTGCAAACGGGTATCGCCGCGATCGGCACGACGCTGAAGGTGGAGATCGACATCCAAGCCGTCCGCGAGGACTGA
- the clpB gene encoding ATP-dependent chaperone ClpB, with product MDAFNPTTKTQQAISSAVQAATVAGNPDVDPGHLLGALLAQGDGLTAPLLTAVGADPTEVRRELEQLINKLPTASGSTVSAPQLSRDAVRALTHSQRLATEMGDEYVSTEHLLVGLAAEGGRVADLLRKHGATPEALTEAFSKVRGSARVTSPDPEGTYKALEKYGQDLTDRARKGELDPVIGRDAEIRRVVQVLSRRTKNNPVLIGEPGVGKTAIVEGLAQRIVAGDVPESLRGKRVVALDLGSMVAGAKYRGEFEERLKAVLKEITESAGQVITFIDELHTIVGAGASGEGAMDAGNMIKPMLARGELRMVGATTLDEYREHIETDAALERRFQQVLVGEPSPEDTVAILRGLKERYEVHHGVRITDGALVAAATLSDRYITARFLPDKAIDLVDEAASRLRMEIDSRPVEIDEVERAVRRLEIEEMALSKEDDPASRERLAALRAELADRREKLSELTARWQQEKESIETVRDLKTQLEQLRGESERAERDGDLGKAAELRYGRIPALEKELEAAGQTQSERKAMLQEEVTADDVADVVSAWTGIPAGRLLEGETAKLLRMEDELERRVVGQSEAVRAVSDAVRRTRAGVADPDRPTGSFLFLGPTGVGKTELAKALAGFLFDDERAMIRIDMSEYAEKHSVARLVGAPPGYVGYDQGGQLTESVRRRPYSVVLFDEVEKAHSDVFDVLLQVLDDGRLTDGQGRTVDFRNTILVLTSNLGSQAIADPNLSEQEREEAVRSVVRRHFKPEFLNRLDDVVVFHSLSTDELTSIVDIQVERLAQRLAQRRLTLDVQPVARDWLALNGFDPVYGARPLRRLVQSAIGDQLARKLLAGEIREGDKIRVDTTDDNESLVVTPA from the coding sequence ATGGACGCGTTCAACCCGACGACCAAGACCCAGCAGGCGATCTCGTCCGCGGTGCAGGCTGCGACCGTGGCCGGCAACCCGGACGTCGACCCCGGACACCTGCTCGGCGCGCTGCTCGCCCAGGGCGACGGGCTGACCGCGCCGCTGCTGACCGCCGTCGGCGCCGACCCGACGGAAGTGCGCCGCGAGCTGGAACAGCTCATCAACAAGCTGCCGACGGCCAGCGGCAGCACGGTGTCCGCGCCGCAGCTCTCCCGTGACGCGGTCAGGGCGCTGACGCACAGCCAGCGGCTCGCCACCGAGATGGGCGACGAGTACGTCTCCACCGAGCACCTGCTGGTCGGGCTCGCCGCCGAAGGCGGCCGGGTCGCCGACCTGCTGCGAAAGCACGGCGCGACGCCGGAAGCGCTGACCGAGGCCTTCAGCAAGGTGCGCGGGTCGGCGCGGGTGACCAGCCCGGATCCCGAAGGCACCTACAAGGCGCTGGAGAAGTACGGCCAGGACCTCACCGACCGCGCCCGCAAGGGCGAGCTAGACCCGGTGATCGGCCGCGACGCCGAGATCCGGCGCGTCGTGCAGGTGCTGTCCCGCCGCACCAAGAACAACCCGGTGCTCATCGGTGAGCCCGGCGTCGGCAAGACCGCCATCGTGGAGGGCCTGGCCCAGCGCATCGTCGCCGGTGACGTGCCGGAATCGTTGCGCGGCAAGCGCGTCGTGGCGCTGGACCTCGGCTCGATGGTGGCCGGCGCGAAGTACCGCGGCGAGTTCGAGGAGCGGCTCAAGGCGGTGCTCAAGGAGATCACCGAATCGGCCGGCCAGGTCATCACCTTCATCGACGAGCTGCACACCATCGTCGGCGCCGGTGCCTCCGGCGAGGGCGCGATGGACGCCGGCAACATGATCAAGCCGATGCTGGCGCGCGGCGAGCTGCGCATGGTCGGCGCGACCACGCTCGACGAGTACCGCGAGCACATCGAGACCGACGCCGCGCTGGAGCGCCGCTTCCAGCAGGTGCTGGTCGGCGAGCCGAGCCCGGAGGACACCGTCGCGATCCTGCGCGGCCTCAAGGAGCGCTACGAGGTGCACCACGGCGTGCGGATCACCGATGGCGCGCTGGTCGCCGCGGCCACCCTGTCCGACCGCTACATCACCGCCCGGTTCCTGCCGGACAAGGCCATCGACCTGGTCGACGAGGCCGCGTCCCGGCTGCGCATGGAGATCGACTCCCGACCGGTGGAGATCGACGAGGTCGAACGCGCCGTGCGGCGGCTGGAGATCGAGGAGATGGCGCTGTCCAAGGAGGACGACCCGGCCTCGCGGGAGCGGCTGGCTGCGCTGCGCGCCGAACTCGCCGACCGACGCGAGAAGCTGTCCGAGCTGACCGCGCGGTGGCAGCAGGAGAAGGAGTCCATCGAAACGGTCCGCGACCTGAAGACGCAGCTGGAGCAGCTGCGCGGCGAGTCCGAGCGCGCCGAGCGCGACGGCGACCTCGGCAAGGCCGCCGAGCTGCGCTACGGCCGCATCCCGGCGCTGGAGAAGGAACTCGAAGCGGCCGGGCAGACGCAATCCGAGCGCAAGGCGATGCTGCAGGAAGAGGTCACCGCGGACGACGTCGCGGACGTGGTCAGCGCGTGGACCGGCATCCCGGCCGGCCGCCTGCTGGAGGGCGAGACGGCCAAGCTGCTGCGGATGGAGGACGAGCTGGAGAGGCGCGTCGTCGGGCAGTCCGAGGCGGTCCGGGCGGTGTCCGACGCCGTGCGCCGGACGCGCGCCGGGGTCGCCGACCCGGACCGGCCGACCGGCTCGTTCCTGTTCCTCGGGCCGACCGGCGTCGGCAAGACCGAGCTGGCCAAGGCGCTGGCGGGGTTCCTGTTCGACGACGAGCGGGCGATGATCCGCATCGACATGAGCGAGTACGCCGAGAAGCACTCGGTGGCCCGGCTGGTCGGCGCCCCGCCCGGCTATGTCGGCTACGACCAGGGCGGGCAGCTGACCGAATCGGTGCGGCGGCGCCCGTACTCGGTGGTGCTGTTCGACGAGGTGGAGAAGGCCCACTCGGACGTCTTCGACGTGCTGCTGCAGGTGCTCGACGACGGGCGGCTCACCGACGGCCAGGGCCGCACGGTGGACTTCCGCAACACGATCCTGGTGCTGACCTCGAACCTCGGCTCGCAGGCGATCGCGGACCCGAACCTCAGCGAGCAGGAGCGCGAGGAGGCGGTGCGCTCGGTGGTGCGCAGGCACTTCAAGCCGGAGTTCCTGAACCGGCTGGACGACGTGGTGGTGTTCCACTCGCTGTCCACGGACGAGCTGACGTCCATCGTCGACATCCAGGTGGAGCGCCTGGCCCAGCGCCTGGCGCAGCGCCGGCTGACCCTCGACGTGCAACCGGTGGCCCGGGACTGGTTGGCGCTCAACGGTTTCGACCCGGTCTACGGGGCCCGACCGCTGCGCCGCCTGGTTCAGTCGGCGATCGGCGACCAACTGGCCCGGAAGCTCCTGGCGGGAGAAATCCGGGAGGGCGACAAGATCCGGGTCGACACCACGGACGACAACGAATCCCTCGTGGTCACCCCGGCCTGA